The following DNA comes from Spirulina major PCC 6313.
TTTCCCAATATTTCCCAACCTCAAAGCAGACAGCACAACGGAGGGCGATCGCACCTCCCGCGACCACGCTCCCACCCGGCGCATTAATGAATAATGTTCAGCAGGTCACCACCCCCATTCAACCGAAACTCACCGTCGGAGCAGTGGGCGACAAATACGAACAAGAAGCCGATCGCGTTGCCGCCGATGTGGTTCAGGAACTTCACGCCCCCGCCACCCAACGCCAAGCCATTGACACCCCTTTTAGCCATGTCGCCCAACGCACCACCGTCCAGCGAAAATCCACCCCGCCCACCATTCAACGGAATCCAAGTCTATTAGAGATGATGATGGGTAGCGCATCAGCAATGGCAGCGCCTGTGCCTGTTTTTTCAGTGAAAAATCCGGGTTTATCGGCTCAGACGGTTAAAGATAATGTCACTGCGGCAGTTAATGCTAAACCCTTCATTACAGAATTAGCATCGTCACCCTGGACATGGGCTGATCTTGGGTTTGAGTTAGAAAGAATATACTGTGCGGAGTCGTGGCACTTCATTAATGCAGTAGGAGAATATCAGAAAAATCCAAACCGCTCCAATTTCTTGGGAATTATGGAGGATTTTATAAAGAGTAGTGGATCAAAGGCTTTGAATATTGCCTCTAGCGATCGCCACTCCTATATCGATAAAGCGGCTGCAATGGAAGCCAGTGGAGAACTTGATTCTCCCGCAGCGAATCATTTCAATGATGCCCTGGTGCTTCAAGACCACGAGATTCTTAAGAGATCAATAGATGCTTATCGGCAACAAATTTCATCTTTGTCTTAAGGAAAGAGTGATAATTGAATTTAATAAAGACATGGCTAGATGTCTATCCTTTTTGTCAAATTCACTCACGAAATTGTTCTCAAATCTCTAGATTTATAGAGTTTTTATGTGACTTGTGATTTTTGGATTTTATACATCAAACGATTGAAACAATGTCAGAACAGTTGCAGGAGTTATATCGCGGGGTTGCCTGGGTGCGATCGCATAATTAGACTTCGGTCTATCCCACTGTCGCCAGTGGCCCGGCGTACAATTATTGTGACCCCTGTTCTAGCAAATCCTGACACCCCCCTTTTTGGTTATGTCTTCCTACTCAGATGTATTTCGCAAGCCGCATCAAACTAATCTACCCGCTCCAGCCCAAGCGTTACAGAGAGAGGCGATCGCACCCCCGCCCACAACTCTCCCACCCGGCGCACTCATCAACAATGTCAGCCAAGCCACCATCCAACGCCAGGCCAACGGCGAAAGCATCGCCCCGATGGATGTTGAATCCGACATTCACCGCGCCCGTGGTGGTGGTCAAACCCTCGACCCAAACCTTCAGCGATCGATGGGGCAAGCGATGGGCGCAGACTTTAGCCATGTCAAAGTCCACACCGATCGCACCTCCGACAATCTTAACCACGCTCTCCAAGCCAAAGCCTTCACCACCGGCAGCGATGTCTTTTTTCGCCAAGGGGAATACAACCCCAGCAGCAAAGGCGGCCAAGAACTAATCGCCCACGAACTCACCCACGTCGTCCAGCAAACCGGCGCATCCCAACAACGTGAAGGGTCTTGAAATATTCTATGTTCACAAAATATTCAAACGGTGCATCGGAGCCGTCTCATTCAACAGCAAAGCCTGTTTTTTTGAGGCTAACTTTATTAGACTTTGGTCTAAGTTTCATGGCTAAAGAACGATAGTATGATTAACCGCAATAGCACCTTAAAGTGTTAAACAACACCGCTCACCGCACTACACTACAATTTTCTAAGGGTTGTAAGGGTGAGTGAGTTTGGAGCTTATCCCAGTTTGTTACTCCATTTCATAACCATGCTGCCCTACGCCAAAATATCCCGCAAAATCCAGCAGGCTAAGCAAGCCGCCAAGGTGAACCCACCCCAGGCCCAACGCCAAGCCGCCCCTCCCACGAATTTCCCGGCTGATGCTCTGATTAGTAATGTCAGTCAATCCACCACCCCCATCCAAACCAAGCTCACGGTTGGCGCAGCGGGTGATCAATACGAACAAGAAGCTGATCGCGTTGCAGCCAATGTCATGCAGCGGATTAATGACCCCATGGTCCCTCAATCTTTCAACAGCGATCCGAATCACATCAATCGTTTTCCTGGATCGAAAGGCGCAGAGGGTGTTAGCGGGGTGAAAGGTGGAGTTAAAGGTGGAGTTAAAGGTAATAACATGGGCGGTTCTGTATCAGGACCGCCATCACAAGGAACGATGGGAGGACCGCAAAAAGATATAGGAGGCGGTGGTGCTGGTGACCCTTCTAAAGAAGTCGAGAAAAAGGTTGATGAAGCAGTCAAGGATGTTGAAGCGGCAACTGAGCAAACAAAAGACCCGATAAAGCGAAGGGAACTGGAAATTGCGAAGAACAAACTTGAGGAGATAAACAATCCTTCTCTAGCAGCACCCAGTGCTTGGGGTAGTCTTCCGGCATGAGGCTTTTTCTTGCTTATTTTTTGTCTGTCATGCTCTGTTTGGCGTTGTTCCATCATGACCGAGCAAAGTGGTGCTGAAAGTCTGTCGAGGTGTCACGGCCTCAGCAAGGGTATTCATCATCACCTTGGAAAGTTGTAGTTTCGTTGCTATAGGGTAAACCTGCGCTGATAGTGGTTGAGTGATGCCAAAACAATTACAGGAACTTTATCACGGGGTTGCTTGGGTGCGATCGCACCTCAGTCATTATCTCGAATCGGGTCAAGTGCAGCGCGACCATCCGTCGCCGCCCGTGTCACTCTTGGCGAGTCTGTCGCAGCGGTTGGGGTTGTCGTCGTTTGAGGCGGAAATTGTCCTGCTGGGGGCGGCGATGGAACTTGATCCCCATTGTGCGACCCTCTGCGCTGAGATTGCGGGCAATCCGGAGCATACCTATCCGACGCTGGCCCTGGCGTTGGCCCTGTTTCCCGATGCGGTGTGGGATGTGTTGTCGCCCCAGCGGCCCCTGTTGCAGTGGCGATTGTTCAGGTTCGATGCAACGGCAGGGCTGACGCAGGCACGGTTAACCCTTGACCCCCGGATTTTGTGTTATTTGCTCGATGTGCCTGCGTTCGATCGCACCTTGTCCGTCTGGATGCACCCCCTCAGCCTCGAAACCATCGCACTCCCTCCCTCTCGCCAAGCGATCGCCGATCAAGTCATCCCCGTCTGGCGTTCGGGGCATTATCCCCTCGTGCAACTGTGCAGCACCGATCAACAGTCGAAAGCGGCGATCGCCGCCACCATCGCCCAGGCCTTAGGCTTGCAGATTTATCAACTCCCGATTAGTAACCTGAGCAGCGATCGCGAAGCCTTGGCCACCCTCAAACAACAATGGCTACGTGAGGCAATTCTCAGCCAAGCGATCCTCTTCATTGATGCCGATGCCCAAACCCGACCCGACCAAGGAGAGGCGATCGCCAACTTCGTCGCGGGCCTCTCCGTGCCGATCATCCTCAGCAATCACAGTCGCCAAACCCTCAACGGCCAAACCCCCCTCACCTTTGAACTGCGCCCGCTCCCTTACCCCGAAAAACGGCAATTGTGGCACACCTACTTAGGCGATCGCGCCGCTGACCTCAATGGCCACCTTGACCCCCTCATCACCCAATTCAGCCTCAACAGCCACACGATCCAAGCCGCCTGCGCCGCCGTCCAAGATAGCCCAGTGCCAGAATTGCGCGATCGCCTCTGGAACTACTGCCGCACCCAAGCCCGCCCCCGCCTCGACCACCTCGCCCAACGTATCAATTGCACCGCCACCTGGGACGACCTGATCCTCCCCGATCGCGAACTGAAGATCCTCCGCGACATTGCCAGCCATGTGCAACAACGGGCGAAAGTGTACGAAAAATGGGGATTTGCCTCAAAAAGTGGGCGGGGGTTGGGGATCACGGCTCTGTTTGCTGGGGCCAGTGGGACGGGGAAAACCATGGCCGCCGAAGTGCTGGCCCAAGAATTCCAACTCGATCTCTATCGCATTGATCTCAGCGCCGTTAGTAGTAAATACATCGGCGAAACCGAGAAAAATCTCCGCCAAATTTTCGACGCGGCCGAAGCCGGATCAGCGGTGTTACTCTTCGATGAAGCTGATGCTTTATTTGGCAAACGAACGCAGGTGAAAGATAGCCACGATCGCCACGCCAATTTAGAAGTGAGTTACCTATTACAACGGATGGAAGCCTATCAAGGCTTGGCGATTTTAACCACAAATCTACGCGATTCCCTCGATCAGGCCTTTGTGCGACGGCTCCGGTTTATGCTCACCTTTCCGTTTCCCAAGGCAGAGCATCGTTACGCCATCTGGCAGCGCATTTTTCCCCCTCAAACCCCCACCCAGGCGTTGGATTATGATGAATTGGCCCAGCTTGAAGTGGCGGGGGGCAATATCCGAGCGATCGCGCTCAATGCCGCCTTCGTTGCCGCCGAAGCCCATGAGCCGATCCACATGAAACATCTTCTCAAAGCCGTGCGCGTCGAATATTTAAAAATCGGTCAACCCCTGACGGGGATTGATCTAGATGCGTGGTTGGAGCCGCAACGGGTAGAAAACTGAGGGGGAGCCAGAAATCAAGGGGCGCGATCGCGCCGAAATTGGGCGGTGAGGGGTGCGATCGCGCCTCTGCCCCTCCTTTAGAACGGCCCAGAAACACGCTATTCTAAGGGTTACCCTCGAATCTCACACCCAACCGGATTCGATGCACCCCTGACTTCACTCGACGTAACCCACCATGTTTGACGCTCTCGCCGACCGCTTAGAAGACGCTTGGAAAAAGCTACGCGGCCAAGACAAAATTTCCGACACCAACATCAAAGACGCACTCAAAGAAGTGCGGCGGGCCCTCCTCGAAGCCGATGTTAACCTGCAAGTGGTGCGGGATTTTATCAAAGAAGTGGAGCAAAAAGCCCTCGGTGCAGAAGTGATCACCGGAGTCCGTCCCGATCAACAATTTATCAAAATCGTCCATGATGAATTGATCGCGATCATGGGCGACAGCAACGCCCCCCTCGCCCACGCCGACACCGCCCCCACCGTTATTTTGATGGCCGGTCTCCAAGGGACGGGGAAAACCACCGCCACCGCTAAACTCGCCCTCTACCTCCGCAAAGAGCAGCGCAGTTGTTTGATGGTGGCCACCGATGTTTATCGTCCGGCAGCGATCGATCAATTGATCACCCTAGGGCAACAGATTGATGTGCCCGTCTTTGATCTGGGTAAGGATGCGAACCCCGTCGAAATTGCCCGCCAAGGGGTGGAACGAGCGAAAGAATTGGGCGTGGATACGGTGATCATCGATACCGCCGGACGGTTGCAAATTGACGCAGACATGATGGGCGAGTTGGCCCAGATTAAAGCGATCGTTAAGCCCGATGACACCCTCCTCGTCGTTGATGCCATGACCGGGCAAGAGGCCGCCAACCTCACCCGCACCTTCCACGATGAAATCGGCATCACGGGGGCGATCCTGACGAAAATGGACGGGGACAGCCGAGGCGGGGCGGCGCTTTCGGTACGCTGCATTTCCGGCCAGCCGATTAAATTCATCGGGGTGGGGGAAAAAGTGGAAGCCCTCCAGCCCTTCTATCCCGATCGCATGGCTTCGCGCATCCTCAACATGGGCGACATTCTCACCCTCGTGGAAAAAGCCCAAGAGGAAATCGATCTCTCCGATGCCGCCGAACTCCAAGAGAAAATCATGGAGGCGCGGTTTGACTTTAACGACTTCCTGAAGCAGATGAAGCTGCTGAAAAATATGGGGTCGTTGGGCGGGATTATGAAGCTCATTCCCGGCATGGGCAAACTAAGCAGTTCCGACCTTCAAAAAGGCGAGTCGCAACTGAAAATCACCGAAGCGATGATCAGTTCGATGACCATGGCCGAACGTAAAGATCCCGACCTCTTGGCCAAGTCTCCAAGTCGGCGCGATCGCATCGCTCGCGGCTCCGGCCATTCCGTCCGCGCAGTCTCAAAACTGATCGCCGACTTCACCCGGATGCGATCGATGATGAAACAAATGGGCCAAGGCGGCGGCATCCCAGGGATGGGGATGCCCGGTATGGGCGGCGGCGGTCTCGGCGGCATGTTCGGCGGTGGCCCCGGCGGTGGGATGCCCAACATGGGCGGCGGCAAAAAACGCAAAAAAACCAAGAAAAAGAAAGGCTTCGGCGAACTTTAACTCTACAACGCAGGCAAGGGGCTTCAAGCCCCTTGTTGTTCAGCGATCGACCCAGTAGATTCAACTGCACCGATGAGGAGCGATCGCGACATGATCACGAAATCCGGATTGGATACTCCAAAAAGCAAAGATTGAGCGGAGTCGAATCAGAATAGCCAAGTTCCGACTCCGCCCTAGTGTCTTGTCTAGCTTAAAAAGGTGAGTTGTTATCCAGAGGGGTGAGCGGAGTCGAACCCCGGAGCACCAGACTTCGACTTCGCTGAGTCCCAGATTTCGTAAGGCTATTGCTTCAACCGCGAATGTGCTGGTTATCCAGGTTGCGATCGCTGGAGAGAGATGCGCATCAATCCAGATGGTCATGCCACTAAAATGGGATGGTTTAGTTTCCGTGCAGCATAGAGTAGTGAGGCTTTCAGATCATCGGCTTCCAAATCGGGCATTTCCTCTAAAATTTCTTCTGCACTTAGACCAGCGGCAAACAGATCCAGTACATCCGATACCCGGATTCTCATCCCCCGAATGCACGGACGACCACCGCACTGCTTAGTATTAATTGTAATTCTGTCCAGTAAGGTTGGCATAGAGCATATCTCAGTTGTTGTCTTTCTCTAGTATGACCCTTGACGCGATGCCCATTAGTAGTGAGTGAAGTAGAAAACATAATCTAAGTCATGACCACCGTTTTGAAGCGGATTTTGAGGTAGTCCTCTTCCATTTTTGCGCCAGCGGGTTGGAGGGCGGCGAGAGCTTGGGGGAGGACGAGGTTACGGCGATGGTTGCCGATGCGAACGTTTAATTCGTCGCCGGTTTTATTGAGTTGAATTTGATCCTTGCGGATGCCGGGTAGGTAGAGTTCAAGACTGTATTGATCACCGTCTTGGACGACGCGCATTGTGTTTTCTTGGTAATAGACTTGGGTGGGGTCTTCGTCACCGTAGAGAGTTTTCTTGAGGCGATCGAGGGCTTCGAGTCCGCACATTTCCGTCGAATAAAGGGGCACTTCTTTCACGGGCAGGGGATGAAAATCGCTGTGAATTTCTTGCTTGTAAACCTGTTGATTAGCTTTCCATTGTTGGAAAAACGGATCATTGACGGTATCGGGAATGATTCGATTGGCAATGATTAAATCCGTGGCGACGTTGTACAAACTCAGGTAGGCATGGGCGCGGCGGGATTCTTTCAACACCATCCGCTCTGGATTGGTAACGAGGCGCACCGAGGTTTTTTGATTGTCGGTGAGAACCTTTTCCAGGGCTTCGATTTGCTCATAAAATTCGTAGGGCGCATCCATCACCTCTTTATCCGGCAGGGAAAACCCGGCAATGGGCTTAAAAAACGGCTCCACGAGGGGACGCAGGGCCACAGACATCCCCTGCAAGGGTTTGTAGAAGCGGCGCATATACCAGCCGCCGACTTCGGGGATGCTGAGGAGACGTAGGGCGGTGCCGGTGGGGGCGGAGTCGATGATCAGCACCTCATAGTCGCCGTCGTCGTAGTGGCGTTTCATGCGCACGAGGCCGAAAATTTCATCCATGCCGGGGAGGATGGCGAGTTCTTCGGCTTGGACTCCGTCGAGGCCGCGGGCTTGGAGGACTTGGGTGATGTAGCGTTTGACTGCGCCCCAGTTGCCTTCGAGTTCCATCAGGGCATCAAGTTCAGCGGCCCAAAGGTTGGGGCGAATTTGCTGGGCTTCGTGGCCGAGGTCGATTTCGTAGCTGTCGGCGAGGGAGTGGGCAGGATCGGTACTCAGGACGAGGGTTTTGTAACCGAGTTCGGCGCAACGGAGGCCGGTGGCGGCGGCCACTGAGGTTTTACCGACTCCTCCTTTGCCAGTCATTAAGATTAAGCGCATGAGTATTTATCCTTACCTTGGGGCTGATGATGAGAGATTGATACGTTTCTTTACTTTAACGGGTTTGGAGGACTGACTGACGAGGCAAGGGCGATCGCTGACTCATCACCGAGGGCTGAACCTGTCGAAGTGCGATCGCTTATCCTAATCCCTCCGGGAGGCTTCGCCAACGACAGGCTTAGGGTGCGCTGGGTTGTTCAGAGTTCTCCACGGAAGGCACGTTGTAGGAGAGAGTTGTGACATCCCTCCAAAAACTCCTAAAAAACACAAAAAACCCTAAACCCATAAAGCCCCAACCCCATCACGCAGAGATGAGCCGCCCCCTCGGTTCCGGAACCTCCCGCCCCAACTCCTGCGCCGTCGCGATCCATTCCCGAATCACCCCCTCCACATTACGCACCGCCTCCGTATAACTTTGTCCATCCGCAAAACATCCCGGCAACTCCGGAACCTCCACCACAAAGCAATCATCCTCATAGCTCCAATAAATCACTAATTGATACTTAATTGACATCGCGATCACCTAAATTATATTTAAGAATTAAACTTCTAATTTGCTTAACTTGATATGCCTTGGCTTGGGAATCTCTTGGCTGAATGTTGATAATTTCAATAATATCCTCCCTCGTGAAAATAAAGTGATCACCCTTCACCCTTTGGTCAAAACCCAACTTAAGCAACAAACTAAAAAGTTGTTTAAAATTAATAGTTGTGTCCGACTCACCCCTGATTATCTTCAATAATAGCTTTTCATATTTACCCATCTAAAAAGCCCCATGTATTGATCTATTCAAAAGACTCAAGCGCAAATTGCACTGGTTCGATATGCAGTCATGAAACTAAAACAGTCAAAATATCCCTATCACTCCGGGCGGGTAATGTCGATCGCAATTTGGCCGCCAAAGTCGGGTATGGGGGCGGCTTCTTTGGTGAGCTTAACGCGAACTTGCGAGATCCGAGGCAACGCGAGAACCTGCTCACTGATCACGGTGGCGAGGCGTTCGATCAGGGCGTAGGGTTGGGTTTGGATCGTGGTTTTGACGATCGCGATCGCATCTCGATAATCCACCGTCTCTTCGAGGCGATCGCTCGCTCCCGCTGCGGCAATATCCACCCACAGGGTTAAATCTACTGAAAACCATTGCCCTAAAACCGTTTCTTCGGGCAATGCGCCAGTATACCCGTAGGCGCGAATGTTAGTGAGGTGAATGCGATCGCTGCTCATTCCCCTAAATCCTGGTGGGTGAAGGGTTTCGCGTTTTCCCCGGTATAGGTGGCAGCAATGTGACCCTGGCCGCAGACTTCGTATTTATAGGTGATTAACCCCTCTAACCCCACGGGGCCACGGGGCGGCATTTGAGCGGTGCTGATTCCCACTTCTGCACCGAACCCGTAGCGGAAACCGTCGGCGAATCGGGTCGAACAATTGTGAAACACCCCCGCCGCATCTACGTTTTGCTGAAATTGACGGGCGATCGCTTCATCCTGAGTCACGATCGCATCGGTATGTTTCGAGCCGTAGGTGTTGATGTGGTCAATGGCGGCGGTGACGGAATCCACGACTTTAATCGACAGGATTAGATCGCTGTATTCCGTCGCCCAATCCGCATCGGTGGCAGGAATGATGGGAATGATCGCCTGAGTTAACGCATCGCCGCGCAGTTCTACGCCCTGGGCTTGGAGGGCGGCCGCGAGGGGGGGCAGGATTTGAGGCGCGATCGCGTCATGCACCAGCAGCGTTTCAATGGCATTACAAGCCGCCGGATAATGGGTTTTCGCATCCACGGCAATAGCGATCGCCATCTCTAAATCCGCCGCCGCATCTAGATACAAATGGCAAATCCCATCGGCATGACCTAACACCGGAATCCGCGTATTGGCTTGGATGTAGCGCACAAATTCATTCGACCCACGGGGAATAATCAGATCCACATAATCATCCAAAGTGAGGAGCGATCGGATTTCGGCGCGGGTGGTGAGGAGTTGCACCGCATCGGGATTAACAGCGGTCGTCTCTAAAGCGCGATGGATCACCTCAACAAGGGTTTGGCACGATCGCAACGCCTCGCTGCCTCCTTTCAAAATCACGCCATTACCGGACTTAATCGCCAAACTGGTGATTTGAATCAGAGCATCGGGACGCGCTTCAAAAATAATCCCCAACACCCCCAGCGGGCAGGTAATCCGCTTCAACACCAACCCCGTATCCAGTTCCCGGTGAATCTGCACATGGCCAACGGGATCAGCCAATTTCGCCACATCCCGCACCCCGGCGATCGCCCCCTGCAACTTACTCGCGCCCAGCTTCAACCGCGCATAGAGGGGCTTCGCGATCCCGTCCCGTTCTGCGGCATCACAATCGGCCTGATTGGCGGCCAATATTTCCGGGGTAGCGGCTTCGAGGGCAGTGGCGATCGCTTCTAGGGCCGCATTGCGATCGGCGGTCGATAAGGTGGCCAATTGTTGGGCAGCGTGGCGGGTTTGGCGACCGAGTTCGGTCAACGTGGGGGTGATATCAGAGGCGATCATTGACTTGGATTCTATTCAAACAACTATCTATAGCATAGACACGTTGATGGCACTACCGAGGTAAGAAGGGCATAGAGACCATGCCCCTACCGGATGTCGCGTCGGGGTTTGGTCTCCAAACCCTGAATCTCCAAACCCTTAATAACAGCCATACACCGAGGCCTGGTAGCGATCGCCCACATGATCCACCCCGCCCACAAACACATTCACTTGATAGGGTTGATTATCGGCACGCGGTCGGGCATCAATGCGTAACGGCTCATCGGTGCTGATCCGTTGCTCATCTTGATCAAATATTTCATCAGACGTGTCATCGTTATATTTCAGATTCAATTCAATGTCATAATCGCTGCTGCCATCCTCATCAATCGCGTCAATCATGGCGATAAAACTACGAAACTGTTGAGGCACCGGCACAATCCAATCCGTATTCCAATTATTACGAACCCCAATCCCAAACGGGCCGGTTACAGTGGGTACTGAAATCCGTTTTTCCACCGTATTTTGCTCATCCCGTCCCCCCACAACCATCAACCGCATACAGGTTCCCCTCTCCACCAGAGGCGGCGGCGGTGTGGCGGATGTGCGACAGCCCACAACGGCGGCAGTGTAGCGATTACCGATCGCTTCATCGCCAACGCGCACATTCACCTGATAGGGCTGGAGGTCTTGGCGAGGTTCGGCGGTGATCAAAAAGACCTCCCCTTCAGTTAAATCTGTGGAGCGGCGATCGTAGATTTCATCATGTTCATCGTCGCCATATTTTAAATTCACTTCGATGTCGTAATCGTCCGTGTCCTCTGGGGCGATCGCAATAACATATTTTTGATAGATTTCCGTCGTAGGAATCGCCCAATCGGTGTTGAAATTATCGCGGATGGTAATGCTCGGTAAGGGCCCCGGTAATGGAATCGGAAAAGTGGGATTACGGGGCGTTTTTTCCACTGTGGTTCCCTCGCCACCCACCACATTCAGAGCCACGGATTCTGTCCCAGCAGGGCATAGATCATCAATAGATGGGGTCGGTGATTGTGCGATCGCACCTTGGGGAGCAAACAAATTCAACCCACTTATCGTGATCAATAACAGAGAAGAACTC
Coding sequences within:
- the proA gene encoding glutamate-5-semialdehyde dehydrogenase — encoded protein: MIASDITPTLTELGRQTRHAAQQLATLSTADRNAALEAIATALEAATPEILAANQADCDAAERDGIAKPLYARLKLGASKLQGAIAGVRDVAKLADPVGHVQIHRELDTGLVLKRITCPLGVLGIIFEARPDALIQITSLAIKSGNGVILKGGSEALRSCQTLVEVIHRALETTAVNPDAVQLLTTRAEIRSLLTLDDYVDLIIPRGSNEFVRYIQANTRIPVLGHADGICHLYLDAAADLEMAIAIAVDAKTHYPAACNAIETLLVHDAIAPQILPPLAAALQAQGVELRGDALTQAIIPIIPATDADWATEYSDLILSIKVVDSVTAAIDHINTYGSKHTDAIVTQDEAIARQFQQNVDAAGVFHNCSTRFADGFRYGFGAEVGISTAQMPPRGPVGLEGLITYKYEVCGQGHIAATYTGENAKPFTHQDLGE
- a CDS encoding type II toxin-antitoxin system HicA family toxin, yielding MGKYEKLLLKIIRGESDTTINFKQLFSLLLKLGFDQRVKGDHFIFTREDIIEIINIQPRDSQAKAYQVKQIRSLILKYNLGDRDVN
- the ffh gene encoding signal recognition particle protein; this encodes MFDALADRLEDAWKKLRGQDKISDTNIKDALKEVRRALLEADVNLQVVRDFIKEVEQKALGAEVITGVRPDQQFIKIVHDELIAIMGDSNAPLAHADTAPTVILMAGLQGTGKTTATAKLALYLRKEQRSCLMVATDVYRPAAIDQLITLGQQIDVPVFDLGKDANPVEIARQGVERAKELGVDTVIIDTAGRLQIDADMMGELAQIKAIVKPDDTLLVVDAMTGQEAANLTRTFHDEIGITGAILTKMDGDSRGGAALSVRCISGQPIKFIGVGEKVEALQPFYPDRMASRILNMGDILTLVEKAQEEIDLSDAAELQEKIMEARFDFNDFLKQMKLLKNMGSLGGIMKLIPGMGKLSSSDLQKGESQLKITEAMISSMTMAERKDPDLLAKSPSRRDRIARGSGHSVRAVSKLIADFTRMRSMMKQMGQGGGIPGMGMPGMGGGGLGGMFGGGPGGGMPNMGGGKKRKKTKKKKGFGEL
- the folB gene encoding dihydroneopterin aldolase; this encodes MSSDRIHLTNIRAYGYTGALPEETVLGQWFSVDLTLWVDIAAAGASDRLEETVDYRDAIAIVKTTIQTQPYALIERLATVISEQVLALPRISQVRVKLTKEAAPIPDFGGQIAIDITRPE
- a CDS encoding type II toxin-antitoxin system HicB family antitoxin, whose product is MSIKYQLVIYWSYEDDCFVVEVPELPGCFADGQSYTEAVRNVEGVIREWIATAQELGREVPEPRGRLISA
- a CDS encoding ATP-binding protein, whose protein sequence is MPKQLQELYHGVAWVRSHLSHYLESGQVQRDHPSPPVSLLASLSQRLGLSSFEAEIVLLGAAMELDPHCATLCAEIAGNPEHTYPTLALALALFPDAVWDVLSPQRPLLQWRLFRFDATAGLTQARLTLDPRILCYLLDVPAFDRTLSVWMHPLSLETIALPPSRQAIADQVIPVWRSGHYPLVQLCSTDQQSKAAIAATIAQALGLQIYQLPISNLSSDREALATLKQQWLREAILSQAILFIDADAQTRPDQGEAIANFVAGLSVPIILSNHSRQTLNGQTPLTFELRPLPYPEKRQLWHTYLGDRAADLNGHLDPLITQFSLNSHTIQAACAAVQDSPVPELRDRLWNYCRTQARPRLDHLAQRINCTATWDDLILPDRELKILRDIASHVQQRAKVYEKWGFASKSGRGLGITALFAGASGTGKTMAAEVLAQEFQLDLYRIDLSAVSSKYIGETEKNLRQIFDAAEAGSAVLLFDEADALFGKRTQVKDSHDRHANLEVSYLLQRMEAYQGLAILTTNLRDSLDQAFVRRLRFMLTFPFPKAEHRYAIWQRIFPPQTPTQALDYDELAQLEVAGGNIRAIALNAAFVAAEAHEPIHMKHLLKAVRVEYLKIGQPLTGIDLDAWLEPQRVEN
- a CDS encoding TRC40/GET3/ArsA family transport-energizing ATPase, whose product is MRLILMTGKGGVGKTSVAAATGLRCAELGYKTLVLSTDPAHSLADSYEIDLGHEAQQIRPNLWAAELDALMELEGNWGAVKRYITQVLQARGLDGVQAEELAILPGMDEIFGLVRMKRHYDDGDYEVLIIDSAPTGTALRLLSIPEVGGWYMRRFYKPLQGMSVALRPLVEPFFKPIAGFSLPDKEVMDAPYEFYEQIEALEKVLTDNQKTSVRLVTNPERMVLKESRRAHAYLSLYNVATDLIIANRIIPDTVNDPFFQQWKANQQVYKQEIHSDFHPLPVKEVPLYSTEMCGLEALDRLKKTLYGDEDPTQVYYQENTMRVVQDGDQYSLELYLPGIRKDQIQLNKTGDELNVRIGNHRRNLVLPQALAALQPAGAKMEEDYLKIRFKTVVMT
- a CDS encoding DUF4157 domain-containing protein; this translates as MSSYSDVFRKPHQTNLPAPAQALQREAIAPPPTTLPPGALINNVSQATIQRQANGESIAPMDVESDIHRARGGGQTLDPNLQRSMGQAMGADFSHVKVHTDRTSDNLNHALQAKAFTTGSDVFFRQGEYNPSSKGGQELIAHELTHVVQQTGASQQREGS
- a CDS encoding DUF433 domain-containing protein, which encodes MPTLLDRITINTKQCGGRPCIRGMRIRVSDVLDLFAAGLSAEEILEEMPDLEADDLKASLLYAARKLNHPILVA